One genomic window of Glycine soja cultivar W05 chromosome 9, ASM419377v2, whole genome shotgun sequence includes the following:
- the LOC114367625 gene encoding transcription factor MYB2-like, with the protein MRLAMSTPSKSIICSREDDYELRRGPWSVEEDDLLISYIANNGEGRWNLLAIRSGLRRTGKSCRLRWLNYLKPNVKRGNLTSEEQLLIFELHSKWGNRWSKIAHQLPGRTDNEIKNYWRTRIQKRAKYLKFEAHRKSRFVEFVKGLQMTRYLHKAQESSPSAMSIQDQAIPLPFDGVTIPHYSSFGIGTTPTTQITCQGGLNHLNQQDQNSESEHNNGSCISSSESANIPYMSQPLGHTTSQFQALDNCDFGICSYDGYSIDNNSYDMDALNLTTTMVAENLELPVFDVQISEPYFMNMDELWQFRNIQR; encoded by the exons ATGAGACTAGCCATGTCTACTCCTTCAAAGAGCATAATCTGTTCAAGGGAAGATGATTATGAACTTAGAAGAGGGCCATGGAGTGTTGAAGAGGATGATCTTCTCATCAGTTACATTGCCAATAATGGGGAAGGGAGATGGAATTTGCTTGCTATACGTTCAG GATTAAGGAGAACAGGTAAGAGTTGTAGATTGAGATGGCTAAATTATCTAAAGCCAAATGTTAAGAGAGGAAATTTAACCTCGGAAGAGcagcttttgatttttgaactcCACTCAAAGTGGGGCAACAG GTGGTCAAAAATTGCGCATCAGCTGCCGGGCAGAACAGACAATGAAATAAAGAACTATTGGAGAACAAGGATTCAGAAACGAGCAAAATATCTGAAATTTGAGGCACACAGAAAATCAAGATTTGTAGAATTTGTCAAGGGTCTACAGATGACAAGATATCTTCATAAAGCACAAGAATCATCTCCTTCAGCCATGTCAATCCAAGACCAAGCAATTCCTTTACCTTTTGATGGTGTTACTATTCCTCATTATTCATCATTTGGGATTGGGACAACACCAACAACACAAATCACTTGCCAGGGAGGTCTCAATCATTTGAATCAGCAAGACCAAAACTCAGAATCTGAACACAACAATGGTTCATGCATTTCCTCTTCAGAATCAGCAAATATCCCATATATGAGTCAGCCTTTGGGACACACTACTAGTCAATTTCAGGCCTTAGATAACTGTGACTTTGGCATCTGTTCATATGATGGCTATAGCATAGATAACAATTCCTATGACATGGATGCCTTGAACTTGACAACCACAATGGTTGCTGAGAATCTGGAACTGCCAGTGTTTGATGTCCAAATATCAGAACCCTATTTTATGAACATGGATGAATTGTGGCAATTTAGGAACATACAAAGATGA